In Synechococcus sp. KORDI-52, one genomic interval encodes:
- a CDS encoding serine aminopeptidase domain-containing protein, with product MHGWAGQAGTWSHWRQRFEDGGARWSSTDRGYGGGEAVAPAWPPGPGRNLLIAHSLGLHLLPAAVLAQADAVVLLGSFSAFVPHGRAGRAVATALHGMQMALGTDQELAMLDHFLNKAASPHPRSALPPAPLLHGLTPLGRKRLQQDLQLLARCQSLPTGWPEAVPVLVVQGEQDAVVHAASAQQLIDDLGQQPLTLHRDPNWGHALITPPVLSVVQRWLGAL from the coding sequence ATGCATGGTTGGGCTGGCCAGGCCGGCACCTGGTCCCACTGGCGTCAACGCTTTGAAGATGGGGGAGCGCGATGGTCCAGCACAGACCGGGGCTACGGCGGCGGTGAGGCCGTTGCTCCGGCATGGCCCCCCGGTCCAGGACGCAACCTGTTGATCGCCCACTCCCTGGGGCTGCATCTGCTGCCGGCAGCTGTTCTGGCGCAGGCCGATGCGGTGGTGCTGCTGGGCAGCTTCAGCGCCTTTGTGCCCCACGGGCGCGCGGGGCGGGCTGTAGCGACCGCTCTGCATGGAATGCAAATGGCCCTGGGCACCGACCAGGAACTCGCGATGCTGGACCACTTCCTCAACAAAGCCGCTTCACCCCATCCCCGCAGTGCCCTGCCCCCAGCTCCCCTGCTGCATGGGTTGACGCCCCTGGGGCGCAAGCGGCTGCAGCAGGATCTACAGCTTCTGGCGCGCTGCCAGAGCCTGCCGACGGGCTGGCCTGAAGCGGTGCCTGTGCTGGTGGTGCAGGGCGAACAGGACGCTGTGGTGCACGCCGCATCAGCCCAGCAACTGATCGATGACCTTGGGCAGCAGCCGCTGACCCTCCATCGGGATCCGAACTGGGGCCACGCGCTGATCACACCACCGGTGCTCTCCGTGGTGCAGCGATGGCTGGGGGCCCTGTGA
- a CDS encoding 8-amino-7-oxononanoate synthase has product MRDHASPIPPARRRRLRSLHSGQEPWQLQDPAGAGQLIDLASNDYLGLSRHPDVIAAATEAMASDGVGAGGSRLITGTRPRHLELEAALATWLNRDRVLLFPSGFQANIAALTALSDRHTTVMVDRLIHHSLLAGIRTSGARLQRFAHNDLEALGERLQRLEGSTTPPLVVTESLFSMEGSSPDLQAMADLCAQHGAQLLVDEAHGLGVLGPGGRGLCHGLRQPVALVCGTFGKAFGSGGAFLAGDHATMERLLQTSGAFRYTTALAPPLVAGAQAALRLIQANPNWGSELSQRSERWRTALGQRGWAKPAGQGPVLPLLVGDDQDALDLQQQLERAGLLSVAIRPPTVPEGTARLRLVLRRDLPEGTLELLLTALGAR; this is encoded by the coding sequence ATGCGGGACCACGCTTCTCCCATCCCTCCAGCCCGCCGCCGCCGCCTGCGGAGCTTGCATTCCGGCCAGGAGCCCTGGCAGCTGCAGGATCCCGCCGGAGCGGGCCAACTCATTGATCTGGCGAGCAACGACTACCTCGGGCTCAGCCGCCATCCCGACGTGATCGCAGCGGCAACGGAGGCCATGGCCTCCGATGGCGTCGGTGCCGGTGGCTCTCGCCTGATCACCGGCACCCGACCACGCCATCTGGAGCTGGAGGCAGCCCTCGCCACCTGGCTGAACCGGGACCGGGTGCTGCTGTTCCCCAGTGGATTTCAAGCCAACATCGCCGCCCTAACGGCCCTGAGTGACAGGCACACCACCGTGATGGTGGACCGGCTGATCCACCACTCTCTGCTGGCCGGCATCCGCACCAGTGGAGCGCGGCTGCAACGCTTTGCCCACAACGATCTTGAGGCTCTCGGCGAGCGGCTCCAGCGGCTCGAGGGCTCCACGACACCCCCTCTGGTGGTGACGGAAAGCCTCTTCAGCATGGAAGGCTCCAGCCCTGATCTGCAGGCCATGGCCGACCTTTGTGCCCAGCACGGTGCACAGCTGCTGGTGGACGAAGCCCATGGCCTGGGGGTGCTGGGGCCGGGTGGCCGCGGGCTTTGCCATGGACTCCGACAGCCTGTGGCCTTGGTGTGCGGCACCTTCGGGAAGGCCTTCGGTAGCGGAGGCGCCTTTCTGGCTGGGGATCACGCCACGATGGAGCGGCTGCTTCAAACCAGCGGAGCCTTTCGCTACACGACGGCCCTGGCACCGCCGCTGGTGGCTGGAGCGCAGGCAGCCCTGCGTTTGATCCAGGCCAACCCCAACTGGGGAAGCGAGCTGAGCCAGCGCTCGGAACGCTGGAGGACAGCTCTTGGACAGCGGGGCTGGGCGAAACCAGCAGGGCAGGGCCCGGTGCTCCCCCTGTTGGTCGGTGACGACCAGGACGCGCTCGACCTTCAGCAACAGCTGGAGCGGGCGGGTCTGCTGTCGGTGGCGATCCGGCCGCCCACCGTGCCGGAGGGAACCGCCCGTTTGCGCCTCGTGCTGCGGCGGGACCTGCCGGAGGGCACATTGGAGCTCCTGCTCACAGCCCTCGGCGCTCGATGA